One Tunturibacter gelidoferens genomic region harbors:
- a CDS encoding NHL repeat-containing protein, translating to MLRTTLTSASISLFAALCAGAAASSAQTANYAGVVTTLETGLNVVQGVAVDASGNVYIAADYQSSIEELVAVNGSIPANPKIVKLGSGLSDARGVAVDKSGNVFVADLGDHTVKEIVAVNGTIPLDPTIRTLGSGFSAPHGIAMDGSGNVYVIDSSQNTVTEILAVNGTIPTSPTMVAIGSGFKGAYGVAVDASANVYIADTGNSAVKEVEVNTTLASLGGGFSHPQSVAVDASGNVFVADTNNRAVKEIAANDSSQVLTIGSGFSSPKGVAVDKFGNIYVADSGTETIQEISLKPGIFGSIALGTTATATLTFNFSSPGSIMAPGVFTQGATGLDFTDAGTGTCTILGTSHTYNAGDSCTVVVTFKPTYSGTRYGAVTLSNNSGTVIATANITGIGDGPQVTWRPGTKTTVGNINAHKARIPPA from the coding sequence ATGCTAAGGACAACTCTCACATCCGCGTCAATCTCGCTGTTTGCCGCTCTGTGCGCAGGTGCGGCAGCCAGCTCAGCACAAACCGCAAACTACGCTGGGGTCGTCACTACGCTGGAGACCGGCTTGAATGTTGTACAAGGAGTCGCGGTCGACGCGAGCGGAAACGTCTACATCGCCGCTGATTACCAGAGCTCAATAGAGGAGCTCGTAGCGGTGAATGGCAGCATACCGGCCAATCCAAAGATCGTGAAACTAGGCAGCGGCCTGAGCGACGCAAGAGGCGTAGCGGTGGACAAAAGCGGAAACGTCTTCGTCGCTGATTTAGGGGACCACACCGTAAAGGAGATCGTGGCGGTCAATGGCACCATCCCATTGGATCCAACTATCAGGACGCTCGGCAGTGGATTTTCCGCACCTCATGGCATCGCTATGGACGGCAGCGGGAACGTCTATGTCATCGATTCCAGCCAAAATACCGTGACGGAGATCCTTGCCGTCAATGGCACGATCCCAACGAGTCCGACGATGGTGGCAATCGGTAGCGGCTTCAAGGGCGCCTATGGTGTCGCCGTCGACGCGAGCGCGAATGTCTACATCGCTGACACGGGTAACAGTGCGGTGAAAGAAGTTGAAGTGAACACCACCTTAGCATCACTGGGCGGCGGCTTCAGTCATCCGCAAAGTGTGGCGGTCGACGCCAGCGGAAACGTCTTTGTCGCGGACACCAACAACCGCGCCGTGAAAGAGATCGCTGCGAATGATTCATCTCAGGTCCTGACGATCGGAAGCGGGTTCTCCTCGCCCAAGGGGGTCGCGGTAGACAAATTCGGAAACATCTATGTTGCCGACTCGGGCACAGAGACCATCCAGGAGATTAGCCTAAAGCCCGGTATCTTCGGCTCCATCGCCCTTGGGACGACCGCTACGGCGACCCTGACATTCAACTTCAGCAGCCCCGGCTCCATTATGGCGCCTGGTGTTTTCACTCAGGGTGCTACAGGGCTCGACTTTACTGATGCAGGAACTGGAACCTGTACCATCCTTGGGACCAGCCACACCTATAACGCTGGAGACTCGTGCACGGTCGTCGTCACCTTCAAGCCAACCTACTCGGGCACACGATATGGCGCGGTCACACTCTCCAATAACTCCGGGACGGTAATTGCTACAGCCAATATCACAGGAATAGGAGACGGACCACAGGTAACCTGGAGACCCGGGACCAAGACTACGGTGGGCAACATAAACGCTCACAAAGCCCGTATCCCACCAGCGTAG
- a CDS encoding chitobiase/beta-hexosaminidase C-terminal domain-containing protein codes for MYFVDSDTTLYEILADHGQISNNPAMRTLDFFGSVTSLAIDGSGNLYVAAIGIIAKIVAVNGSIPANPNVVFLTNGPNDAAVAVDGAGNIYFMSGGAVQEIVAVNGTIPPVPAIPTPVTLATGFSGMGLAVDGNGNVYVADPPDHQVKEIVAVNGQIPPNPIILSLGGFKAPFDVKVDGVGNAYVADESADAVYEMVAANGSVPADANILTLADSSSGIITPWGVAVDWSGNVYVADFAIFHPPSIGQLYKLDFADAPRFNFLPTTPGQTSSDSPQTATIVNDGNENLIFSLPLQGTNPSISNQFALDSGSTCPELTTSSAVPAALAPGTSCTELVSFVPVRTGSIPGSLTFMDNAIPSTQTVILNGNVEPTLPAPVITPAPGTYNSALTLTMTDTAPIYYTTDGTGPTVNSTVYTAPITVSKTETVKAIAIEPGFKSSPVTTYTYHLVPAIPVFNPVPGTYGPSPFTVTLTDTTPGVTFYYTTDGTLPTTASTLYTGSITVTSTQFLRAIATETGYSNSAVGSAKYTYTSPTPVISPNGQDFKGTITVTITDASPLAKIYYTYAGNNPEVTSIPYTGPITVSRSEIIKAIASVPDEAKSAIAAQIYTLTK; via the coding sequence GTGTACTTTGTCGATAGCGACACCACACTCTATGAAATCCTAGCGGATCATGGCCAGATATCGAATAATCCGGCGATGCGTACACTCGATTTCTTCGGCAGTGTTACGAGCCTCGCAATAGATGGAAGTGGTAACCTTTATGTCGCTGCAATAGGCATCATCGCCAAGATTGTTGCGGTCAATGGAAGCATTCCCGCTAACCCGAACGTGGTCTTCCTGACTAACGGCCCGAACGACGCGGCAGTCGCGGTGGACGGAGCTGGAAACATCTACTTTATGAGTGGGGGAGCCGTGCAGGAGATTGTGGCGGTCAACGGAACCATTCCGCCTGTCCCGGCGATTCCAACACCTGTGACACTAGCGACCGGATTTTCTGGTATGGGTCTGGCAGTAGATGGAAACGGCAACGTCTACGTCGCGGACCCGCCGGATCATCAGGTGAAAGAAATTGTGGCGGTGAACGGCCAGATCCCTCCAAATCCAATCATCCTTTCGCTGGGCGGCTTCAAAGCGCCGTTTGACGTAAAGGTAGACGGTGTAGGTAACGCCTATGTCGCGGATGAAAGTGCAGATGCGGTTTATGAGATGGTAGCTGCCAACGGGAGCGTTCCCGCCGATGCAAACATCCTTACTCTCGCCGACTCAAGCAGCGGCATTATTACGCCGTGGGGAGTTGCCGTGGATTGGAGCGGAAACGTATATGTTGCTGACTTTGCTATTTTTCACCCCCCATCTATAGGTCAGTTATACAAACTGGATTTCGCCGATGCTCCGAGATTTAACTTTCTCCCGACCACTCCTGGCCAGACGAGCAGTGACAGCCCACAGACCGCGACCATCGTCAACGATGGCAATGAGAACCTGATCTTCTCGCTACCTCTACAGGGAACCAATCCCAGTATCTCGAATCAGTTTGCGTTGGACAGTGGTTCAACCTGCCCGGAGCTGACCACTTCCAGTGCAGTGCCGGCAGCACTCGCCCCTGGGACCTCCTGTACCGAACTCGTTAGCTTTGTACCGGTCAGGACGGGTTCGATACCTGGTTCGCTCACCTTCATGGATAACGCAATTCCCTCCACCCAGACCGTGATACTCAACGGCAACGTAGAGCCTACCCTGCCGGCCCCTGTTATCACCCCGGCACCGGGGACTTACAACAGCGCGCTGACATTGACCATGACGGATACCGCACCCATCTATTACACAACCGATGGAACCGGACCCACGGTCAACTCGACTGTCTACACTGCTCCGATAACAGTCTCGAAGACGGAGACTGTGAAGGCGATAGCGATCGAGCCAGGATTCAAATCTTCTCCAGTGACCACTTACACCTACCATCTAGTGCCGGCAATTCCAGTGTTCAACCCTGTACCAGGAACCTATGGACCATCCCCGTTTACCGTCACTCTCACTGATACGACTCCAGGCGTCACCTTTTACTACACCACCGACGGCACCTTACCAACAACGGCATCGACGCTCTATACGGGGTCCATCACTGTGACGTCAACTCAGTTTCTACGCGCGATCGCCACTGAAACCGGATATAGCAATAGCGCAGTGGGCTCCGCAAAATATACCTACACGTCACCGACACCGGTAATCAGTCCAAATGGACAAGACTTCAAGGGCACGATCACGGTGACGATCACTGATGCGTCACCACTGGCGAAGATTTATTACACCTACGCAGGAAACAATCCTGAAGTCACTTCGATTCCCTACACCGGCCCGATTACTGTGTCGCGCAGCGAAATAATCAAGGCAATCGCAAGCGTCCCGGATGAGGCTAAAAGCGCGATAGCGGCGCAGATTTATACCCTAACGAAGTAG
- a CDS encoding fused MFS/spermidine synthase, with amino-acid sequence MPRAESAFPSVLNRRDKGGKRRRKEPVKEEASAGFLDRLRTLLFGFVLFLSGSAAIIFQVLWIRQLSLVVGIEVYSITIAISAFFAGLAAGGAIFGHLVDRWSRPLLLYALLEIGIALASVVATIALAHSAEPFITIQTHAGLLAWVLPFLLVGAPAFLMGGTLPVAIRSQTLGRRQIAQAGGWVYAANTAGGIAGALSSSFVFLPWLGVRGTALAAGALNLGAASLVLILVRRASMSSPEAAKEKVRTASPPSKSRVALALYAIAGGIALGYEVVWSQTMPQFMSTRVFAFSLVLATYLAGLVVGSALYARFSHKIRDTWGVFGFLISAAGLVAQFEITLLNLWQLRVQIEAGDLVYAVAGSEFARMCTHFLVASIGIVFVPTVLLGAAFPAVLRLTAGVEHAGRDAGTVLAVNTAGGIAGTLLTGFLLVPTLGLVRTLSVLAILAATVGALAVLLGLSVSGKLRLAVYVVALIAVAGAIFTPPDRLARLLLTTRGGGNLIFYQESGGGTVAVADQRSGDNVFRRLYIQGVSNSGDAMPSLRYMRLQAMLPLIIHHGETQSALVIGFGTGITAGAVLHYPGLQRRVCVELLPAVVRAGDLFPENYKAGSDPRMQLRIGDGRQELLRTAERYDLITLEPPPPSAEGVVNLYSTDFYKLAGRRLEFNGLFAQWLPLTTQNDKDTQSLVRSFLDVFPYATLWTTEMHEMLLVGSYSPIELDTTQIARRFAQSSVSTTLQTVGISSPAALMATWVTGREGLERYASNVRPVTDDDPRIEYASWVRPKEITSTLPKLLALRTEPPLIGGDDVLRAEVARQRDSLWDFYAGGIAAYDGDREQWTQAMQRVMASDDKNPYYLWLLGSAR; translated from the coding sequence ATGCCACGTGCAGAATCGGCTTTTCCTTCAGTTCTCAATAGAAGAGACAAAGGTGGCAAGCGGAGACGAAAGGAGCCAGTGAAGGAAGAGGCAAGCGCCGGATTCTTGGACCGCCTTCGTACTCTATTATTTGGATTCGTTCTCTTCTTGTCGGGCTCTGCGGCGATCATCTTTCAGGTTCTCTGGATCAGGCAGCTTTCTTTAGTGGTTGGGATTGAAGTCTATTCCATCACGATCGCCATTAGCGCGTTCTTCGCGGGACTTGCTGCCGGAGGCGCGATCTTTGGCCATCTCGTCGACCGATGGAGTAGGCCGCTCCTCCTTTATGCTCTGCTGGAGATTGGCATTGCTCTCGCAAGCGTAGTCGCGACTATAGCGCTCGCCCACTCGGCAGAACCGTTCATCACAATTCAAACTCACGCTGGCCTTCTCGCCTGGGTACTTCCCTTTCTGCTTGTGGGAGCGCCCGCCTTCCTGATGGGCGGAACGCTGCCTGTGGCTATTCGATCGCAGACCCTGGGGCGCCGACAAATCGCGCAAGCCGGAGGTTGGGTCTATGCCGCCAATACGGCCGGAGGCATCGCCGGCGCTTTGTCGAGTTCTTTCGTTTTCCTGCCGTGGCTCGGAGTTCGCGGTACGGCATTAGCCGCAGGCGCTTTGAATCTCGGTGCGGCAAGTCTAGTGTTGATACTGGTCCGGCGCGCCTCGATGAGTTCTCCAGAGGCAGCCAAAGAAAAGGTAAGAACCGCAAGTCCCCCATCCAAATCGCGCGTGGCGCTTGCTCTCTATGCAATCGCCGGAGGTATCGCGCTTGGCTATGAAGTCGTGTGGTCGCAGACCATGCCTCAGTTTATGAGCACCAGAGTGTTTGCATTTTCGTTGGTGCTGGCGACCTATCTCGCGGGCCTCGTGGTTGGTAGCGCCCTTTACGCCCGTTTTAGCCACAAAATCCGCGACACGTGGGGAGTATTTGGTTTCCTCATCTCTGCAGCCGGACTGGTGGCGCAGTTTGAAATAACTCTTTTGAACCTGTGGCAGTTGCGAGTGCAGATTGAAGCGGGCGATCTGGTCTACGCAGTAGCCGGAAGTGAATTTGCACGCATGTGCACACATTTTCTGGTTGCCTCAATTGGCATCGTCTTCGTCCCGACGGTATTGCTGGGAGCTGCGTTTCCAGCTGTTTTGCGATTGACAGCTGGCGTCGAGCACGCGGGTCGTGATGCTGGCACGGTTCTTGCGGTCAATACCGCTGGAGGTATCGCAGGCACCCTGTTGACGGGCTTTTTGCTTGTGCCCACGCTTGGGCTGGTGCGTACGCTCAGTGTGCTCGCGATTTTGGCTGCGACAGTAGGTGCGTTGGCGGTGCTGCTCGGCTTAAGCGTGAGCGGGAAGCTGCGATTGGCCGTCTACGTCGTCGCATTGATTGCCGTCGCGGGAGCGATCTTCACGCCGCCCGATCGTCTTGCTAGGCTGCTCCTCACGACGCGTGGCGGAGGGAACCTGATCTTCTATCAGGAAAGCGGAGGTGGTACGGTTGCTGTCGCAGATCAGCGCTCGGGCGACAATGTGTTTCGTCGGCTTTATATTCAGGGTGTTTCCAACTCCGGCGATGCCATGCCATCTCTGCGCTACATGCGCCTGCAGGCGATGCTGCCGTTGATAATTCACCACGGCGAAACACAATCCGCATTAGTGATCGGTTTCGGCACAGGCATCACCGCTGGAGCAGTCCTGCATTATCCCGGGCTGCAGCGAAGAGTATGTGTCGAGTTGCTTCCTGCGGTGGTGCGAGCAGGAGACCTCTTCCCGGAAAATTACAAGGCTGGGTCAGATCCGCGCATGCAGCTTCGCATCGGTGACGGCCGGCAGGAGCTGTTACGTACGGCAGAGCGCTATGACCTGATCACATTGGAACCGCCGCCACCTTCAGCGGAAGGAGTCGTTAACCTCTACTCGACGGACTTCTACAAGCTTGCGGGCAGGCGGCTCGAGTTTAATGGCCTCTTTGCGCAGTGGTTGCCGCTCACCACGCAGAATGATAAAGACACTCAATCATTGGTCCGCAGTTTTTTGGATGTCTTTCCCTACGCAACCCTCTGGACCACTGAGATGCACGAGATGCTTCTAGTCGGTTCATATTCGCCGATCGAGCTGGACACAACACAGATCGCCAGGCGCTTTGCGCAGAGCAGCGTAAGCACAACTCTACAGACGGTCGGCATCTCTTCGCCGGCTGCTTTGATGGCAACTTGGGTCACAGGAAGAGAAGGGCTTGAACGCTATGCGTCAAACGTCAGGCCGGTGACGGATGATGATCCCCGGATTGAATATGCGTCATGGGTGCGCCCAAAGGAAATCACCAGCACTTTGCCGAAGTTGCTTGCTCTCCGCACAGAGCCGCCCTTGATTGGGGGAGATGATGTTCTGCGAGCGGAAGTCGCCCGGCAACGCGATAGCCTCTGGGATTTCTATGCGGGCGGTATTGCCGCCTACGATGGAGATAGAGAGCAATGGACTCAGGCGATGCAGCGCGTTATGGCTTCCGATGACAAAAATCCCTACTATCTCTGGCTCTTGGGAAGCGCAAGATAA
- a CDS encoding arylsulfatase: MALAGLAQLFVCPASAQAAKPNILVIFGDDIGQANISRYTHGVVGYMTPNIDRVGEEGMTFTDYYAENSCTAGRSSFITGQSPMRVGLTKVGAPGAPVGLQKRDITIAEALKPLGYETGQFGKNHLGDRDEYLPTNHGFDEFFGNLYHLNAEQEPEMPYWPKDDPIFLKAYNPRGVIHSYADGKIEDTGPLNIKRMETIDDETSNAAMGFIDKQVKASKPFFVWMNFTRMHVFTHIRPEFHGKSGMPGNDYADGMWEHDQDVGKLLKQLDDLKIADNTIVIYTTDNGPNMFSWPDAAMTPFRSEKDSNWEGAFRVPAMIRWPGHIKANTWSNEIVSGLDWFPTLLAAAGDPNIKEQLLKGTGPGGMAHKVHLDGYNILPYLEGKEAHSPRQDFFYFDDDGQLVAMRHENWKFVFCEQRAPGNLVIWANPFTCLRLPKIYNLRMDPYERADITSDQYYDWTVHNVYLAVQGQIRGIEFMETFKEYPPSQAPASFSVDPDQVLKMLEHQKAAMAGGK, encoded by the coding sequence TTGGCACTTGCCGGTCTTGCCCAATTATTCGTGTGCCCAGCTAGCGCCCAAGCCGCCAAGCCGAATATTTTGGTAATCTTTGGCGACGACATCGGACAGGCAAACATCAGCCGTTACACACACGGCGTAGTCGGCTACATGACGCCAAACATCGATCGTGTCGGCGAAGAAGGGATGACTTTCACCGACTACTATGCAGAGAATAGCTGCACCGCAGGTCGTTCATCTTTTATTACCGGACAGTCGCCGATGCGAGTCGGCCTCACCAAGGTGGGTGCTCCAGGGGCTCCGGTGGGACTGCAGAAGCGGGACATCACCATTGCAGAGGCTCTCAAGCCGCTGGGCTACGAAACTGGACAGTTCGGCAAGAATCATCTTGGCGATAGGGATGAGTATTTGCCCACCAATCATGGATTTGACGAGTTCTTCGGTAATCTCTATCACTTGAACGCCGAGCAAGAGCCGGAGATGCCTTATTGGCCGAAAGACGATCCCATCTTTCTGAAGGCGTACAACCCCCGTGGCGTAATTCACTCCTATGCCGACGGAAAGATTGAAGACACGGGTCCGCTGAACATCAAACGAATGGAGACGATCGACGACGAGACGTCCAATGCAGCGATGGGATTCATCGACAAGCAGGTAAAAGCGAGCAAACCCTTCTTTGTCTGGATGAACTTTACGAGGATGCACGTCTTTACGCACATCCGTCCTGAGTTCCATGGAAAGAGCGGTATGCCCGGCAATGACTACGCCGATGGCATGTGGGAGCACGATCAAGATGTTGGAAAGCTGCTCAAGCAACTGGACGATTTGAAGATTGCCGATAACACGATCGTGATCTACACCACCGATAACGGTCCTAACATGTTCAGTTGGCCGGATGCAGCGATGACTCCCTTCCGCAGCGAGAAAGACTCGAACTGGGAAGGTGCATTCCGTGTACCAGCGATGATTCGCTGGCCAGGCCATATCAAGGCGAATACATGGTCGAATGAAATTGTCTCGGGTCTGGACTGGTTCCCGACATTGCTGGCAGCAGCCGGCGATCCGAACATCAAGGAGCAATTGTTAAAGGGGACAGGGCCCGGCGGTATGGCGCACAAGGTCCATCTGGACGGCTACAACATTCTTCCTTATCTCGAGGGCAAAGAGGCGCACTCACCCCGTCAAGACTTTTTCTATTTTGATGACGATGGACAACTGGTAGCCATGCGCCATGAAAACTGGAAGTTTGTCTTCTGCGAGCAGCGTGCGCCCGGCAACCTCGTGATCTGGGCAAATCCGTTCACGTGCCTGCGACTTCCGAAGATTTACAACCTTCGCATGGATCCCTATGAGAGAGCAGACATCACATCTGACCAGTACTACGACTGGACGGTACACAACGTTTATCTGGCCGTCCAGGGCCAGATTCGTGGCATAGAGTTTATGGAGACTTTCAAAGAGTATCCGCCAAGTCAGGCACCCGCGAGCTTCAGCGTCGATCCCGACCAGGTTTTGAAGATGCTGGAACACCAAAAGGCAGCAATGGCCGGAGGGAAATGA
- a CDS encoding YciI family protein has protein sequence MTVSWKNGKVAVTDGPYAETKEQLGGIQVLEARDLNRAIQLISQCPGVKLNCGTIEIRPVADINDIVRESERRRRKETSR, from the coding sequence GTGACCGTGTCTTGGAAGAACGGAAAGGTTGCAGTGACAGACGGTCCGTACGCGGAAACGAAGGAGCAATTAGGCGGAATTCAGGTGCTTGAAGCACGAGATCTTAATCGCGCCATTCAGCTCATCTCCCAATGTCCGGGAGTGAAGTTGAATTGTGGAACAATCGAGATACGTCCAGTGGCGGATATTAACGACATAGTTAGGGAGAGCGAGCGGCGACGGCGAAAGGAAACCTCGCGATGA
- a CDS encoding YciI family protein → MKYICFGYLEPGKFENMSESERNTVFDECFSYNDELRKNGHLVAEEPLQPPTRR, encoded by the coding sequence ATGAAATACATCTGTTTCGGATACCTCGAACCCGGCAAGTTCGAAAACATGTCTGAGAGCGAGCGCAACACCGTGTTTGACGAGTGTTTTAGCTACAACGACGAACTACGGAAGAACGGACATTTGGTCGCTGAGGAACCTCTTCAGCCCCCAACACGGCGGTGA